One genomic segment of Procambarus clarkii isolate CNS0578487 chromosome 34, FALCON_Pclarkii_2.0, whole genome shotgun sequence includes these proteins:
- the LOC138370989 gene encoding uncharacterized protein gives MVVVKVEVKVVVKLVVKVIFKVIVKAFVKVVVKMFVKVVVKVVIKEVLKVVFMVIVMVVVKVVVIVVVKVVFKVEAKVVVMVVIKVVVKDVFKVVVKVVIKVEVKLVFKVVVKVVVKLVVKVVFKLGGKVFVKVVVKVVVKVEVMVVVMVVIKVVVKVVVKVAFCESDVYEIV, from the coding sequence atggtggtagttaaggtggaagttaaggtggttgttaagttGGTAGTTAAGGTCATATTTAAGGTGATAGTTAAGGCATTTGTAAAGGTGGTTGTTAAGATGtttgttaaggtggttgttaaggtggtaatTAAGGAGGTACTTAAGGTAGTATTTATGGTGatagttatggtggtagttaaggtggtagttatcgtggtagttaaggtggtatttAAGGTGGAAGctaaggtggtagttatggtggtaattaaggtggtagttaaggatgTATTTaaagtggtagttaaggtggttatTAAGGTGGAAGTTAAGTTGGTATTTAAGGTagttgttaaggtggtagttaagctgGTAGTTAAAGTGGTTTTTAAACTGGGAGGTAAGGTgtttgttaaggtggtagttaaggtggtagttaaggtggaagttatggtggtagttatggtggtaattaaggtggtagttaaggtggttgttaaggtg